A genomic segment from Polyangium mundeleinium encodes:
- a CDS encoding PEP-utilizing enzyme: MKVHPMFADVRFEPPGPGPWELEKSHFSRPATRFGADALKEGMPIGFAKGMERYGLPMKGISLVMVNGFAYGQMQPLGVPAGVASLGSGPPPKPLLWLLFRVHPEIRARFKRCERAFESKLWRTDLGHWDRVDKPRAIEKHLALQAIDPASLDLGALREHLKRTRTHMAEMITLHHHYNFTVMLPTGDYIAHVREWTGVSSGEALALLRGTSPLARGIAIDELEALAKALRASEEGRGVLTRQGDAQAALDALVALPGEVGTAARAYLDLVRCRSIGYDISDKTAGELPDMLVRAIRATVEENRADDALATRDAKEREIRARVPAAHRAHFDELLGEARRVNRLRDERGIYADSWGTGLARRAVLEVGRRLVSAGKIEDPEHAVDLTIEEMVALLEGRSGPSAAELSKRALYRATMTLEHAPPWLNAPPGEPPPLDVFPAAARRAMKAMNMLMEDMTADHANAGKPPEPESKNAAARVQGLTINAGVYEGTARVVLDPADFGRIQKGDVLVTRSTSAYFNVVLPLLGAIVTDRGGQLSHAAIVAREYGIPGIVGTKAATVTIPDGARVRVDGETGEVTILAAAPSPSPALAPEVAL, translated from the coding sequence ATGAAGGTCCATCCGATGTTCGCCGACGTCAGGTTCGAACCACCCGGCCCCGGTCCGTGGGAGCTCGAAAAGTCGCATTTCTCGCGCCCTGCGACGCGGTTTGGTGCGGACGCCCTGAAGGAGGGCATGCCGATCGGGTTCGCCAAGGGAATGGAGCGATACGGGCTTCCCATGAAAGGGATCAGCCTCGTCATGGTGAATGGCTTCGCCTACGGCCAGATGCAGCCTCTCGGCGTCCCGGCGGGCGTCGCGAGCCTGGGCAGCGGGCCGCCGCCGAAGCCCTTGTTGTGGCTTCTCTTCCGCGTGCATCCCGAAATTCGCGCGCGGTTCAAGCGATGCGAGCGGGCGTTCGAATCGAAGCTCTGGCGCACGGATCTCGGGCACTGGGACAGGGTCGACAAACCACGCGCCATCGAGAAGCACCTGGCCCTCCAGGCGATCGATCCGGCCTCGCTCGACCTCGGCGCGCTCCGGGAACACCTGAAGCGCACGCGGACGCACATGGCGGAGATGATCACGCTCCACCACCACTACAACTTCACGGTCATGCTGCCGACGGGCGATTACATCGCGCACGTCCGCGAATGGACGGGCGTGAGCTCGGGCGAGGCGCTCGCGCTCTTGCGAGGCACGTCGCCGCTCGCCCGCGGCATCGCCATCGACGAGCTCGAAGCGCTGGCGAAGGCGCTCCGCGCGAGCGAGGAGGGGCGCGGGGTGCTCACCCGGCAGGGCGATGCGCAGGCCGCGCTCGATGCGCTCGTGGCGCTGCCGGGGGAGGTCGGGACGGCGGCGCGTGCGTACCTGGATCTCGTGCGGTGCCGGTCGATCGGGTACGACATCTCGGACAAGACCGCGGGCGAGCTGCCGGACATGCTCGTCCGGGCGATTCGAGCGACGGTCGAGGAGAATCGTGCGGACGATGCGCTCGCCACGCGCGACGCAAAGGAGCGGGAGATCCGCGCGCGCGTGCCGGCTGCGCACCGGGCGCATTTCGACGAGCTGCTCGGCGAGGCGCGGCGCGTGAACCGGCTGCGCGACGAGCGAGGCATTTACGCCGATAGCTGGGGGACCGGGCTCGCGCGCAGGGCCGTGCTCGAGGTGGGGCGCCGGCTCGTCTCCGCCGGGAAGATCGAGGATCCCGAGCACGCTGTGGACCTCACGATCGAGGAAATGGTCGCGCTCCTCGAAGGCCGCTCGGGCCCCTCTGCGGCGGAGCTTTCCAAGCGCGCGCTCTATCGAGCGACGATGACCCTCGAACACGCGCCGCCGTGGCTGAATGCGCCGCCCGGCGAGCCGCCGCCCCTCGACGTCTTCCCGGCCGCGGCGCGCCGCGCGATGAAGGCCATGAACATGCTCATGGAAGACATGACCGCGGACCACGCGAACGCGGGCAAGCCGCCCGAACCCGAAAGCAAGAACGCCGCCGCGCGCGTCCAGGGGCTCACCATCAATGCGGGCGTGTACGAGGGGACGGCGCGCGTCGTCCTCGACCCTGCGGATTTCGGGCGAATCCAGAAAGGCGACGTGCTCGTGACGCGGTCGACGTCGGCCTATTTCAACGTCGTGCTCCCGCTGCTCGGCGCGATCGTGACCGATCGGGGAGGGCAGCTCTCCCACGCGGCGATCGTGGCGCGCGAATATGGCATTCCCGGCATCGTCGGCACGAAGGCGGCGACGGTGACGATCCCCGACGGCGCGCGCGTGCGCGTGGACGGTGAAACCGGCGAAGTGACGATCCTCGCCGCGGCGCCCTCACCCTCGCCCGCGCTCGCGCCGGAGGTGGCGTTGTGA
- a CDS encoding TetR/AcrR family transcriptional regulator produces the protein MVAQDDEQHRGRGERILAVAQELLLGWGYKRVTIDDIARRARVGKGTIYLHWKSKEALFMELLRREVAAMLDAQIHEIQVEPRMVLPHRMFRSMFLLHTGRPLARAIFGEEADILGALAPDRSAPSLARVLGLADHLTRILQIFRDHGLIRVDRPLPDQAHAIEAILSGSFLLSKLPSHAGPTLEQQADILAVTVRDAFERPEPPERAAVEAAALRLGTMLDDMRTQLLGKPS, from the coding sequence ATGGTGGCGCAGGACGACGAGCAACACCGAGGGCGCGGCGAGCGGATCCTCGCGGTGGCCCAGGAGCTCCTCCTCGGGTGGGGCTACAAGCGGGTCACGATCGACGACATCGCACGTCGTGCTCGTGTAGGGAAAGGCACCATCTACCTCCACTGGAAGTCAAAGGAGGCGCTCTTCATGGAGCTCTTGCGCCGTGAGGTCGCCGCCATGCTCGACGCGCAGATCCACGAGATTCAAGTGGAGCCGAGGATGGTGCTGCCGCACCGGATGTTTCGCTCGATGTTCCTGCTCCACACGGGGCGCCCGCTTGCGAGGGCCATTTTCGGAGAGGAAGCCGATATCCTGGGCGCGCTGGCGCCGGACCGATCGGCGCCGTCCTTGGCCCGCGTCCTCGGGCTCGCGGACCACCTCACCCGGATTTTGCAGATCTTTCGGGATCACGGGCTGATACGCGTGGATCGCCCGCTCCCCGATCAGGCCCATGCCATCGAGGCCATCCTGTCGGGTTCTTTTCTGCTATCGAAGCTGCCGTCGCACGCAGGGCCCACGCTGGAACAGCAGGCGGACATCCTGGCCGTCACGGTGCGCGACGCATTCGAGAGGCCCGAGCCGCCGGAGCGCGCAGCCGTCGAAGCCGCGGCGTTGCGACTCGGCACGATGCTCGACGACATGCGCACGCAGCTCCTCGGCAAACCATCCTAG
- a CDS encoding alpha/beta fold hydrolase produces the protein MKNAAEMRRPRAGALTFGVLVMVAGCGAARPPEPSATGQDAGAEHAAPEAGRLPPARQIHVKTPDGLSIAVQEWGHPEGPEVLFIHGLSQSHLAWAPQIQSRLANDFRIVTYDLRGHGVSDKPVEAKYYEEDRRWGDELRAVIEGAGLKRPVVVGWSLGGVVILDYLRAHGDDALGGVVFVDAVTRLDRALLGEMPPLTSEDLSTRLGAMRQFLRDCFVVPPPPAAFETMLAYNAMVPASVQVAVGHIPLDGADEALRALSVPALVIHGAEDRHAKVAMATRTASLVRGARLSLYEGVGHAPFYEARERFNAELANFLREVNGAAPGPKSRP, from the coding sequence ATGAAGAATGCAGCGGAGATGCGGCGCCCGCGGGCCGGGGCGCTCACGTTTGGGGTGCTCGTGATGGTCGCAGGTTGCGGGGCGGCGCGGCCTCCGGAGCCGAGCGCGACGGGGCAGGACGCAGGGGCCGAGCACGCCGCCCCCGAGGCGGGGCGCCTGCCGCCGGCCCGACAGATCCACGTGAAGACGCCGGACGGGCTTTCCATCGCCGTGCAGGAATGGGGCCACCCCGAAGGCCCCGAGGTCCTCTTCATTCACGGCCTCTCGCAGAGCCACCTCGCGTGGGCGCCGCAAATTCAGAGCCGCCTCGCGAACGATTTCCGGATCGTCACCTACGATCTGCGCGGCCACGGCGTCTCGGACAAGCCCGTCGAGGCGAAGTATTATGAGGAGGACCGACGCTGGGGGGACGAGCTCCGGGCCGTGATCGAGGGCGCGGGCTTGAAACGCCCCGTCGTCGTCGGATGGTCGCTCGGGGGTGTGGTGATCCTCGATTATTTGCGGGCGCATGGAGACGATGCGCTCGGCGGCGTCGTGTTCGTGGACGCGGTGACGCGCCTCGATCGCGCGTTGCTCGGCGAGATGCCACCGCTCACGTCCGAGGACCTGTCCACGAGGCTCGGGGCCATGCGGCAATTCCTCCGCGATTGCTTCGTCGTCCCGCCGCCGCCCGCGGCGTTCGAGACGATGCTCGCGTACAATGCCATGGTGCCCGCCTCTGTGCAGGTCGCCGTCGGGCACATTCCGCTCGACGGCGCCGACGAGGCGTTGCGGGCGCTTTCGGTCCCCGCGCTCGTGATTCATGGCGCGGAGGACCGGCACGCGAAGGTTGCGATGGCGACACGCACGGCGTCGCTCGTCCGCGGCGCGCGGCTCTCGCTCTATGAAGGCGTGGGGCATGCTCCGTTCTACGAGGCCCGGGAGCGGTTCAACGCCGAGCTTGCAAACTTCTTGCGGGAGGTGAATGGAGCGGCGCCGGGCCCAAAGTCGCGTCCCTAG
- a CDS encoding LysR family transcriptional regulator: MTIIDHTHLARLDLNLLVAFDALLTERHVTRAAARLGLSQSAMSHNLARLRDLFGDELFVRAEGGMQPTPRAQELSAEVHAALAGIQATLLSRAPFDPARDERHFRIAVHDDMEIALLPPLLVHLEGLGSKVRIDIRPFAPAEVPDMLDAAELDLAIGVFSEGRTHHKRRVICTGDTYLCLFDPREHDPSLPMTAERYAAIPHVRISSRAALEDSIDAALAKHRWKRRIAVSTPHAVGVPYLLRRLRAVATLRRSVALAAAETLGLSTADVPITLPKSGISMLWHASFDPDPAHRWLREEILRIAREL; this comes from the coding sequence ATGACGATCATCGATCACACGCATCTGGCGCGGCTCGACCTCAACCTGCTCGTGGCCTTTGATGCGCTCTTGACGGAGCGCCACGTGACGCGGGCGGCCGCGCGGCTCGGGCTCAGCCAGTCGGCCATGAGCCACAACCTCGCGCGCCTGCGGGACCTCTTTGGCGACGAGCTCTTCGTGCGCGCCGAGGGCGGCATGCAACCCACGCCGCGCGCGCAGGAGCTTTCGGCCGAGGTCCACGCCGCGCTCGCCGGAATCCAGGCGACCCTGCTTTCGAGGGCGCCCTTTGATCCCGCGCGGGACGAGCGGCACTTCCGCATCGCCGTCCACGACGACATGGAGATCGCGCTCCTGCCGCCGCTGCTCGTGCACCTCGAGGGCTTGGGCTCGAAGGTCCGGATCGACATCCGCCCCTTCGCGCCGGCCGAGGTCCCCGACATGCTCGACGCGGCCGAGCTCGACCTCGCGATCGGCGTCTTCAGCGAAGGCCGCACACACCACAAGCGCCGCGTCATCTGCACGGGCGATACGTACCTCTGCCTCTTCGACCCCCGCGAGCACGACCCGTCCTTGCCCATGACGGCCGAGCGTTACGCGGCGATCCCGCACGTGCGAATCTCGTCCCGCGCGGCGCTGGAGGACAGCATCGACGCGGCGCTCGCAAAGCATCGATGGAAGCGGCGTATCGCCGTGAGCACGCCCCACGCAGTGGGCGTCCCCTACCTGCTGCGCCGGCTCCGCGCCGTGGCGACGTTGCGCCGGAGCGTGGCGCTGGCCGCGGCCGAGACGCTGGGCCTGTCGACGGCGGACGTCCCGATCACGCTCCCCAAATCCGGGATCTCGATGCTGTGGCACGCATCCTTCGACCCCGACCCGGCGCATCGATGGTTGCGCGAGGAGATTCTCCGAATCGCACGCGAGCTCTGA